In Rhopalosiphum padi isolate XX-2018 chromosome 3, ASM2088224v1, whole genome shotgun sequence, the genomic stretch TAACTtactaatggtttttttttttttttagaaagattactagtttaaataaaacaacatacaacatacaatatagtatataatacctatattcctatgcaatatattataggtatattatacataattattatgtataatatgtcttagagtcttgttaatatatttatattcttatatgacatattttttttttaccagctaaaatattatgttaattttagtataatacaatacttaCCTGTCTTATTCCtcaaacagttttattttattgattgaaCAAGTTCTAATAGCAACAGAATACCAGTAGGTACTATTTTGTCGGTTTACctcacaataatatttagttcaGTGGTTTATCTATGAAATTGGTTTTATCAATTCTGTTGCTATTCAGTGTTGTAGGTaggtaaaattttactatactattttaaggccattattataaaactaaaaggttaataatatatttaagtaaattaaaatcaatttgttttgagtaaattaataattattttattttattcacagcaatgaaataatatatttaatatttatatattatattgttatttaaattatgttaagtgTTATTGGTTGAAGAAAGAAGTCCATAAGCATAAGTGTTAGTTTTTTGAacgttgatttatttttatttagatttgggACTGTGTGTAGTacgaaaatttgaatattttagggGCTGGTGTATATGTAAGAATTAAAACTGATTAACTAAGTTAGATTACTTCCTAGAACTTAAACTAAACACATTGTCTTCAAGTCTTCAACATACACAATTTAtcttttgaaaacaattataaaactattaattacgTATTACGATTATGTATagctaataattttataaattacttataactaTACAGATATTGGAAAAATGGATGGTATTAAATACTTAggtttgtacatttaaaatacatattaattatgataggtatttcaattattataacatatcaaTTTTATGTACTCTAAgtagttatattaaaactatagaaaacattcaatatacctacatttcttaaaattacatgctttaaattaaattttccaatCTCTATACTTATAGAGttgaataaaataggtaattttgttttttaatttttaaatcatgttttaaaaacaatgtataataggtaggtaggtaggtatgctaggttattaatttatacaatttctctgataatgattattatattattgaacaaagATGTGAAGTATAACTTTTTACTAATAAcatagttgaataataatatattttataaataaaataattctataacaataaacttaataaattattttatttaataattgcaatcaaatctatttcattttttaaatatcaaatagttACACAACACTGAATACTTaggtttgttttaatattttatcttttaaaagttttatagatGATTCACTATGGTTATTTTTggtaattaaatcatttttagaaaACAATACTTATTCTAAAAccctaaatttataattacgtaaatatataatatagttgtaacaTCTGACGCCATGATTTCTTCAGTTATTTTCAAACTTGTCTTTGCTTTCGCATCCAGCACACAAAACCCGAAACCCTAATAAATGATTCGGGTGCTAACTGCTAACAAGGCTTGTTTAGTAAACAAAAAAAGCAATAGGTATAATCATTTATAggcatttatcatattaattatgttataaagcaaatttgaattaatttaaaatgataaaaatatggttGTTTTTCCCGCCTACCGAATCattaatgattttgttttaataaaatcagtcgttaatatattttagtaccataagataatttttaaaaaataaatagcattagtcttatcaaattttatttataaatcaaagtaaaatatataaatagaaaaaaatatacatacattaaaagcaaaaaaatgaTCTTATCCCACACGAAATGAATTACCTTTTTATGAACAATTTGAATTGcctataattaacatattttttaattaaataaattagatggaatttaaacataaatgttatttcaatatatatttggcTTAACtaaaacatgatttattttccatattacctatacctcaaatgatacttattataatattctatattaagaggacgttacaCCTGGATGTATTGTCTTTATTTTAGAAACGTACAACATAACAAATTCGCTTTGAACCAATGTTGTGTTGtgtgctttaatattaaaataaatcgttttttttataatattataattttaagcaattgatgaaaataaaaaattgtcaaatataaaaatgctttCCAATtgcttaaaatgaaaatttcataaaaaatgaataagaaaTAATAGGTAATGCTTTTACTTTTAAGTTAAATCATAGATCAATTTTCTCTAAAAGATAATGGAAATAGTTCCACTAAATGCAAATTTGCAATGTTGTACGTTTATAAGATAGCGATAATACATGTAGGACGTAGGTGTAATGTCTTCTtagatgaaatttattttacgaaataATTCTAAATCTAAAAGAGAAATGgttattaaataaagataaatataaaaattaatttaagacttaagagttacatattattaaaaataagcatacttaataattatgatatatttaagtaatagtaGTAGAAACTTATTATTCTTCCAAcacaaaataggtataatataaaggaagtaaaatttatataggcaagatatttcataaaacatgtacaattaattagttaataatagatatgttatgaaataaagttggaaatttaaatgattttgccAATACAATTCTTAAACTTTATAGATTTACCacaaatagtcaataatatttataattatacaaattattcaatacattttatttcatatcaaATATGTCTATTATGGAGAGTCTCCacagttaaaaacaaaatgattaatattttatttaaaaaaaaaataatattcttaacttcAAACAAAACACATatctttcaattattatttattattatttgtttgtgtttCCAGTTTTAACATAGCTGTACTCAATGTTTTGAGAAGATTAACATCAGGacgacttatatattttttggttttaattttaggtCTGATTGGTTTGTTCTCAGTGTATTCAAAATGTTGATGGCTATAAAGCCTCAATAAAGAACCAAAGTAATGAATGTGAGGGTGcaatacctataaatacacataaatttacaatataatacaaaaatataaatataatataaacatattattgttttaagttaACCTTTAACAGAGCTTGAGCTCCTTTTTGGCGACCACCAAGTTTATCTTTACAAATTACTgttgcagaatatttttttatagtcataGTACAGCGATAAAAATTGTCTGTATCAGATCCACTTTGCATCTGTTCCATTTCACACAATAGATTTGAACCTTCACCAAAatttctgtataaaaaaaaaaacaaaacaatcattttatttttttaaacagtagAGGAGAATTAAAGTTTTCCAAATAAaaggtacaattattatgaactaatattgaaaaaataattaaaattaaccatGAAActatttgatgattttttttaaggtaCTTATAACgtgcattaataaaaaaaatagtgtgtTATATCAATGGACAAATTGTATACGGTCAGCtgtataaatcattgtattcaaTAGACGATTTTGAGAggagatattatattgatttattaaactattagtaATACAGTATAAATACCTAagaaatagcttaaaataaatttaaatattttgaaaatctcaTTAAGTCTAGTAGAATGAAACAATATGagtaaaagtttcaagtccctataaatatttttaaattacataaaaataattgaagttatttattgttgaaatatccaattttgtcaaaacttaaaaatttcaaatgtctataaaatataaatagctaaatatattttaaaaatgtttatataaacatttggtgaaaatttattatacttatagtctttaatttttttaattatgaaaaaaaaaatcaattttatctgaAATCCACGTCAATTTAAAATCCTGTTttccttcatttttttttcaaatacttagaaAACTAttgaggattttttttttttgatcctTCTTCTTCTTTctccaaattattaaaaaaacattcactttcttaataaaataaaagttgaagattgaagcatttttactgcatTAAACAATGATCAcagatagaaaaataaataaataattaaaaacatcattttaCTGTAATTAAATTGAAGCAGTTTGtaatttaatcaatacatttttgctctgctcagaatcttAAATGAACAAAGTAAACATAAAATCCATTAGTTAAATGgacttctataaaataaataaatactcaataaaaagtaatatttgaaaaaatatatattatgtttaagaaaagtaatgtattaaattaaataaatcatcataCTTTTTTACACAAAGCTTTAACATTTCATAAGGTGTGGATTCGGTAGATTGAGCACAAATTTGCGGTATTCTAGAATCTGTTACCTTTATTTTGTCAAAGATCTAAAACattacatgtataaaaataaattaaataatttttgtagtaTCTATTATTGAACTAGTTAAAAATACTTACTTTGTATTGTTCAAGATAATTATTCTCTTCAATTCCATTCTTGCCTTGATTAGAATCATcagtttgaaaatgtttaatagaaggtaataatatttgaagAGTAGCTCTTGCAGAATCTATTTTAGCTTGTTTTTTGGTGGAGCCAGTACCAATACCATATTGTATTCCATCTATGACTACGGTAGATAAATAAGGATACTTGGattgttcttaaaaaaataataacacattgtTAGTTTTATGCATGTTAACCATTTGATATTCATACTAACCAAGTTCTTTAACCATAAATGAATGGCTTGAGGTTTTCAGTACACGTTGAATGTATTCATGCAATATACCAATGTAACTTTTgccttttaaattaattaattgttgtagGTCTTCAgaattaaatgcattattttcacttttaactaaaatgtatatatattaaattatcatagcgaattataaacgaataaaactataaaagtcaaATAGCAAACAAagaaacaataatactatagtaattatttgttttttctcaCCAACAGAATCAGAAGCAGTTGGAATTATTGTAGATTTTTGAAGATCTTTAATCCTTAAATCAGATTTTTGTTTTCGAATATATTGTCTGCGTTTTACCCATGAActaaacaagaaaaataatacaataataacttaattgacagttctaaaaaaataatattttaataataaatatttacttaaatttataaaatttaatattcctgAATTTGAATACTTTACTACAGTAATTTCGATACTCTTCGTGGCATAATGTTTCGGGACATTCTGAAAAAACAACATACAATTACTAGCTATTGgtacttatacaataaaaacattgtgAAAATATTACCGTTTGAAGTAGACGTTGatgcaatatttatttcattatttaatttctgaTTCAAACAAGGTATATTTGCTATTGGAATATTATgattctaaaaaatttaaaaaaaaaacattttaaaaagtttgatggaaaaaacatttttaccattaagttttaaataatttcttactTTGAGACTGTGAATTCCAATATAATATGGCTTTGAAAATGAACATACTCTTGTTTCAGTATTCATGTAAACGGGCATACCACTATCATGATCTATTATTTCCCATCCTTCAGGTAAATCACAATTACTAATGGTGTCATCTAACACTGAATATAGCCATTggttaatataagaaaaataagttcattcaaatttgacaaatttattatcaaggctgtgaatttaatgcacttaaaactaataaatatgcaTACTGACAAAATATGctctcattttttaaaaatatgcgaaacaaacaatgtattaaaatttaactttcattcttattaattttacaattaaacaaaaaatcaacGCGAATAAGAATAATACTCAAAAACAGGCACAACGCCCGTTGGTCAATGGATGGCGccaaactaaaaacaattttctaacGATTTTTGTCATCCGTTATGTACGAGTTAAtatcagtaaaataatttaattacgacTTCAATAGTACATAGTCAATAATACACGTTAAATACTTAACTTTAttgtactaataaaatattacaaaaaaaaagcatttatacaaacaaatcattaaaacatgcatttatatGCCCTGGAACATGAAATATGCAAAGAAAAGCAAAATAAGATTTGGTATTTGaactataaataagtaaaaacaaattttggccgaatccattttattatacagtgtagcaaaaaaaaaaaacatgcaaatgtattaaattcacagccttgtttattatattaacctgcacttgtttcattattttctgttttatatTCTTGATTTATAATTGTTTCATCAAAATGTTCAGTCTAaacatgattaaaaatacataattagtaaattattggatgttaatacaaaaaaataataaataaatgaaaagctTTAGTAACAATCACAAACTTTATCaccaaaataaaaagttataacattGATTtagtatcaaataaaaattattaattaaaaaaacaataaaacagtatttggtttttttaggtatcataaaaaaaactattaaatacataatgaataatattatgtatactttcaatatatattaaatacgtgaaggttacacaatacacatacaaCCAGTATGTGTAATAGAagctataaaatgtaattacctaggtatctaattatttcagtttttatacttgataaaaaaaaaattggttgatGTTTCGTTGTGTGAAATGGGGTGTTTCATTATGTTACATcgaagtacctataaatatataagtaccacAAATACAACTACAGTACCACAACTAAAATTTTTGGGTTCCAAGGCAGCAGAAGTATTAGTGCCCCaattgtctatactctatacatcATTATTTGATGTAATGAATCGCTTTAAACTCTTCcacaaatatactataattgtgATCAGTGgcgtatattgaaaataatttcaggGGGGGGGTTTcattcttaaattccaattcaaaaattcaaatcaaaatcAATACTCGTACCAAACATACATTTTGAGAGAGGTTTGAACCCCTATCCACCCcccctatatacgccactgattGCGATGTTACGTAGaatgatttttcaattttttttacatcagtGTTCAGTAAACAATGTGTTATATGAACATTTAAGGTTCATGAaagaattttgtattgtaaatgtgtaataaaaataagaataattgagCTATgctatatgttaatattttataataacaacaataataggcTATGTATAcgccgttaaataaataattttgaagtttttataaacagctgaaaatgtcaaatatcaaatttgtaaaatttatatgtaagGGGTGCGAGAGGTGAAGCCCTCCGCGGacctgtttaatgtttataattttagcccCCCCCCTCTTCTAACAAGCAAAATTTACGCCTTTGAGTTGATCTTAACAATGATGAATACTTTaagtatgattataaaatactatagaatAATCACCAATATCGATGTTAGACTATAAAACTGGtaagtgaataaaatattgatactactattaaaattgttaagaaattgttgatagttaaatattttatatttttcaattctgttATTTCTGGTATTATTGAATTTAGACCAACACAAAAGGTATTTAAGCTAAAAATTGTGCcccaaatttaatatcatagtgTCTTTTTAGAAGGGCGTCGCCCTCCCCCCCACCGGTAATTGTAACACTGAACGAGCGTTTATATAATAGCCTACCCTGCCTACCTAATACAATGCAGTACCTTGAGAGATTTTAAAGAATCCAGAGTCAAAACCCCCTCATCCGGATAAAATCTATATACAGCCTTTTCTAGTAGGTACCGATCAATATTTACAAACACTGTTTGTTTGCCGGCATTAAAAATTGTCCCGATTTCATAGCTCGTATAGGTGaaaaatatttgtcaataataatgTCCACCCCATCATACGCGGGAATCGATTTTAATCGCGTGAGTGCCACTTGTATGGCTACACTAGGGTGAACCCTTATTTTTTCAACCCTACTCATATAATCAAACGATCGCACCTTTAACTGCAGCTGCACATCGTATTCATCATTGCCGTCGTTGGATTCGGATCCCGAGCCAAATAAGTTGGATTTAGCAGTTTCGGACATAGCGGTGGTGTGGATGTTTTCAGAAACTGTATTCAGTGTCGGCGAGGAAATGTTGACTCAATCAGCACAGGTATATTCTATACgtgttttaatgttatatatctaTGATCGTCAATCAGCGAATCGGCTCGTCCGTGACGCACaccaaaaagtaatattataaatatatatatatatatatattactctaTGACACACGCCCTCTGTCGAAAATGACAGGGTAGCCAAAGTCGAggacgaaataatatttttaatatggaaGTTTGCCCTTTGCGGGCGTAAGAGATGATATTTCGCACAACTGACTGTCGGTGAACGGTACTATGGATCACGGATGTAGTTGTAGTAAATACGGTCGCGACTTCCAAAGTTTATTTTGCGGTGGCACTGCGCACTGATCGATATTTTCGGGGCATCATCCCTCACCCCTCGTCATATGCACGAAATTAATTCAGCTTCTTAACAAAACCTTATCGTGtagtaaataaactataataatttatataaaataaactgtagCTAGACAGGATTAACAAAGTTGTAAAAGGAACTTTTGCTCCTAAGAGTCATCTTGTAACTTTCACGTATATTCATATAGTACAGCGTTTCCCAAACTTTTTCTCTACCGGACCCCTCAagagataataaaaatcaaaatactgaCACTATACATTGACTTAacatattacaacattttatttaaaaaccaggATGTATTTCACTGTGATACAAAGAACGCAACAAGGAAAAAAACAATTGGCAAAGCAAtctaaattgatataaaatatgatacaaatcaataattacaatttaaaatacaatgtataacactttaattttaacaatgtacCTAATTTACTAATGGACTTAAAATATAGTACTCATACTAGTTTGGTAtagataactatataaaaaggacaatatgaatatgtaaaaaccgaaaacaataaaaatgaatagtacTCATTTAACAATGAATTCACGTCTTCACGACAAAAAATCGGCCTTGGGATGAATCGTAGCGCCACTTGGCGGtacatactattaaaatatcgtaaggCTTTGGTACTCCGAATACATTTAAGCGATATCATCTTATCTCCTCAACACCGTGGATATGACAATCAATCAATCTGTTAATACTCTGATTGGGTCTTTGTTTACCTACGATCTGAACATTGAACTCCGAAGTCTGTACCTCCGGGAAATATGGACATTTTGATAACGAGCCCGAGCACCAGCctggttatttattattattgcacaaactttccataatattttaaggCATTATGTTATTGCCTAGGCCGATTCCCTACAGCTCATAATTAAAGCTTCTTCTAAAGCCCCCAATAAGAATTCTAAATCCATAATTTCTTCGAGAGCAATTTTTCCAAAGtactggtaataataataaattataatatcgtatattaaaCTATctatttaaaaccaatataatatagtaatattaatatacttaaggAATACCTTAAAAAATCTTTCATAAACGCAAATTACACAATAAGCCAAcaatgaataaacaaaaatgacaatataaatagttaagatAACAAATAATAGGAAATCAGTGCCGCGA encodes the following:
- the LOC132924709 gene encoding microprocessor complex subunit DGCR8-like, which translates into the protein MSETAKSNLFGSGSESNDGNDEYDVQLQLKTEHFDETIINQEYKTENNETSAVLDDTISNCDLPEGWEIIDHDSGMPVYMNTETRVCSFSKPYYIGIHSLKNHNIPIANIPCLNQKLNNEINIASTSTSNECPETLCHEEYRNYCSKVFKFRNIKFYKFNSWVKRRQYIRKQKSDLRIKDLQKSTIIPTASDSVVKSENNAFNSEDLQQLINLKGKSYIGILHEYIQRVLKTSSHSFMVKELEQSKYPYLSTVVIDGIQYGIGTGSTKKQAKIDSARATLQILLPSIKHFQTDDSNQGKNGIEENNYLEQYKIFDKIKVTDSRIPQICAQSTESTPYEMLKLCVKKNFGEGSNLLCEMEQMQSGSDTDNFYRCTMTIKKYSATVICKDKLGGRQKGAQALLKVLHPHIHYFGSLLRLYSHQHFEYTENKPIRPKIKTKKYISRPDVNLLKTLSTAMLKLETQTNNNK